TCAGCAGTTGAAAGTTTGTTGTCTGGTGTAAAATATCCTAGGCGGATAAACTGATACCCTTTTCCAATCTCCGCGTTTGCTAAGTCTGGTTCGATATAAGCTTTTTCGATGATTTGTAGACTATCCTTGTTGATCGATGATTTGAAATCTTCGGCAGCCGCAGGGTTTTCGTCATGGAATAAACGGTCGTAAAGTCTCACCTCTGCTTCTCTGGCATGCTCGACCGATACCCAATGGATAGTTCCTTTCACTTTCATGCCGGAAGTGTCTTCTCCTGATTTTGAGTTAGGTGCGTATTCACAGTAAACTTCTGTCACATTGCCTTGCTCGTCTTTCTTAAAGTCTGTACAAGTAACAATATAGCCGTGTTTCAAGCGTACAGAAAGTCCAGGTCCTAATCGGAAGAACTTCTTAGGTGCATCTTCCATGAAGTCATCACGCTCGATCCAGAGCTCTTTTGAGAACGGAATAATACGTGACCCCTCGCCACCTTCTACTTCAGGGTTATTTTCACCGTGCAGCTCCTCAACTTGGCCTTCTGGATAGTTCGTGATAATCAACTTAATCGGATCAAGAACTGCCATTCTGCGCCATGCTGTTTTATTCAAATCTTCGCGGATACAGAACTCCAAAAGACTAACATCAATCATGTTTTCGCGCTTTTGTATACCGATGCGTTCGCAGAAATTACGAATACTTGCAGGCGTATAGCCGCGTCTGCGCAGTCCTGAGATCGTCGGCATACGTGGGTCGTCCCAACCTTCAACGAATTTCTCGTTTACTAATTGCAACAGCTTACGCTTGCTCATTACCGTGTAGTTTAGATTTAGGCGAGCAAATTCGTATTGTTTCGACGGGAAAATCTCCAGTCTATCAATCAACCAATCATATAATGGACGGTGCGGAATAAATTCTAGTGTACAAACAGAATGCGTGATTTTTTCGATGGAGTCTGATTGTCCATGTGCGAAATCATACATCGGATAGATACACCATTTATCTCCTGTACGGTGATGATGAGCATGCTTGATGCGGTAGATAATAGGATCGCGCATGTGCATGTTCGGACTCGCTAGATCTATTTTCGCACGTAGTACTTTCTCTCCGTCCTTATACTTGCCTTCGCGCATTTCTTCAAACAACTGAAGGTTTTCTTCAATGCTGCGGCTGCGTGCTGGCGTAGGAGTTCCCGGTTCAGTAGGCGTACCTTTAGCCGCTGCGATTTCTTCAGCAGTACTGTCATCTACATAAGCGAGATCCTTTTTAATCAACTCGACAGCATAGGCGTATAGAGTATCGAAATA
The DNA window shown above is from Sphingobacterium hotanense and carries:
- a CDS encoding glutamine--tRNA ligase/YqeY domain fusion protein encodes the protein MVEEEKSLNFIEEIIEEDLRNGKNDGRVLTRFPPEPNGYLHIGHAKSICLNFALAQKYNGKTNLRFDDTNPVTEDVEYVDSIKHDIQWLGFQWAEELYTSDYFDTLYAYAVELIKKDLAYVDDSTAEEIAAAKGTPTEPGTPTPARSRSIEENLQLFEEMREGKYKDGEKVLRAKIDLASPNMHMRDPIIYRIKHAHHHRTGDKWCIYPMYDFAHGQSDSIEKITHSVCTLEFIPHRPLYDWLIDRLEIFPSKQYEFARLNLNYTVMSKRKLLQLVNEKFVEGWDDPRMPTISGLRRRGYTPASIRNFCERIGIQKRENMIDVSLLEFCIREDLNKTAWRRMAVLDPIKLIITNYPEGQVEELHGENNPEVEGGEGSRIIPFSKELWIERDDFMEDAPKKFFRLGPGLSVRLKHGYIVTCTDFKKDEQGNVTEVYCEYAPNSKSGEDTSGMKVKGTIHWVSVEHAREAEVRLYDRLFHDENPAAAEDFKSSINKDSLQIIEKAYIEPDLANAEIGKGYQFIRLGYFTPDNKLSTAEKPVFNRTVTLKDSWAKEAKK